The following proteins are encoded in a genomic region of Candidatus Dormiibacterota bacterium:
- a CDS encoding STAS-like domain-containing protein, with amino-acid sequence MMATLRFSTSGTKYLGSRYTAKHYRDEILRAVQAGDQPIILDFSGIESVTDSFTDELLGALIATADMQILPLLRFKGCSAAVRTAIETLLAEVVERRARE; translated from the coding sequence ATGATGGCCACGTTGCGGTTCAGCACCAGCGGGACCAAGTACCTCGGCAGTAGATACACCGCGAAGCACTACCGCGACGAGATTCTGCGCGCCGTGCAGGCGGGTGATCAGCCGATCATCCTCGATTTCTCTGGCATCGAGTCCGTGACCGACTCTTTCACCGACGAATTGTTGGGGGCCCTGATCGCAACCGCCGACATGCAGATTCTGCCGCTGCTCCGGTTCAAGGGCTGCTCCGCAGCCGTGCGCACCGCCATAGAGACGCTGCTGGCTGAAGTGGTCGAGCGGCGGGCCCGGGAATAA
- a CDS encoding IS256 family transposase translates to MEKHRTKAPVADPIFPSLTPASSSQLLLRRSVLDTRLALRDFLLAAGLQELRKAFEADRTLLCGPKGKVQTDRRAYRHGHDVGELVLGGRKVRIAKPRARSVDGCELELPHWRHFGQEDPLDERAQRQILLGVSTRGYADSLEALPIELPERGTRRSSVSRRFVARTARAVEAFLSRSLGGVDFPVLQLDGVVLDKHLVLTAQGIDATGRKQVLGVAEGSSESEEVGKSLLQNLIGRGLVVERARLFVIDGGKGVRKAIRSIFGTWALIQRCQVHKMRNVLEHLPERQKAWVRAGIRRAWSAPTVGRAREQLRTLATQLRADHPGASASIEEGLDETLTVIALGVVGSLHQTLRSTNPIENMQGTIRRVTRNVKRWRDGSMVLRWVATALMEAEKKFRRVKGYRDMPQLLAALDATVGVEALDKKVSVA, encoded by the coding sequence ATGGAGAAGCATCGCACGAAAGCACCTGTCGCGGATCCCATCTTTCCCTCTTTGACCCCGGCCTCGAGCAGCCAACTGCTGCTTCGGAGGTCCGTCCTGGACACACGGCTTGCCTTGCGCGACTTCCTGCTCGCCGCTGGGCTGCAGGAGTTGCGGAAAGCTTTCGAGGCGGACCGCACGCTGCTCTGCGGCCCCAAGGGGAAGGTCCAGACCGACCGGCGGGCTTACCGGCACGGCCACGATGTGGGCGAGCTCGTGCTCGGGGGCCGCAAGGTACGCATCGCGAAGCCGCGAGCACGCAGTGTCGACGGATGCGAACTGGAGCTGCCGCACTGGCGCCACTTCGGCCAGGAGGACCCGCTGGATGAGAGGGCGCAGCGGCAGATCCTGCTCGGGGTAAGCACGCGAGGCTACGCCGACAGCCTGGAGGCGCTGCCGATCGAGCTGCCCGAGAGGGGCACGCGCCGCTCCAGCGTGTCGCGACGGTTCGTGGCCCGCACGGCGCGGGCGGTGGAAGCGTTCCTCAGCCGGTCTCTTGGAGGTGTCGACTTCCCGGTGCTGCAGCTCGACGGTGTCGTTCTCGACAAGCACCTGGTGCTGACCGCTCAGGGAATTGATGCGACGGGGCGCAAGCAGGTGCTGGGAGTCGCTGAAGGCAGCAGCGAGAGTGAGGAGGTGGGCAAGAGTCTGCTCCAGAACCTCATCGGGCGCGGTCTGGTCGTCGAACGCGCCCGGCTGTTCGTGATCGATGGTGGCAAGGGGGTGCGCAAGGCGATCCGCAGCATCTTCGGAACTTGGGCCCTGATCCAGCGCTGCCAGGTCCACAAGATGCGCAACGTGCTCGAACACCTGCCTGAGCGGCAGAAGGCATGGGTGCGCGCCGGGATTCGCCGCGCCTGGTCGGCGCCAACGGTGGGCCGAGCCCGGGAGCAGCTCCGGACCCTGGCCACGCAGTTGCGTGCGGATCATCCGGGCGCTTCGGCTTCCATCGAGGAAGGGCTCGACGAGACGCTCACGGTCATCGCTCTCGGAGTCGTCGGGTCGCTGCATCAGACTCTGCGCTCGACCAACCCGATCGAGAACATGCAGGGAACCATCCGGCGCGTCACCCGCAACGTGAAGCGCTGGCGGGACGGGTCGATGGTGCTGCGCTGGGTCGCGACGGCCCTGATGGAAGCGGAGAAGAAGTTCCGTCGGGTGAAGGGCTATCGGGACATGCCGCAACTGCTCGCGGCTCTGGACGCCACCGTCGGCGTCGAGGCTCTCGACAAGAAAGTCAGCGTGGCGTAA
- a CDS encoding cytochrome c, with amino-acid sequence DYPELVLNAQELRQWVLDGGIDRLASKRVARFFINRQRLQMPAYRPVLSPEDADAVGDYIRYLRRER; translated from the coding sequence CCGATTACCCGGAGCTGGTCCTGAACGCGCAGGAGCTGCGCCAGTGGGTCCTCGACGGCGGCATCGATCGTCTCGCGAGCAAGCGCGTGGCGCGCTTCTTCATCAACCGGCAGCGCCTGCAGATGCCGGCCTACCGGCCGGTCCTGTCGCCGGAGGACGCCGATGCGGTCGGCGACTATATCCGCTACTTGAGACGGGAGCGTTGA